One segment of Cohaesibacter intestini DNA contains the following:
- a CDS encoding ABC transporter substrate-binding protein, whose amino-acid sequence MKRFVIAALMLSGSAFAAQAADCGKVTIADMNWNSATLIANVDRFILEHGYGCEAELVPGDTMPTGASMTEKGEPDIAPEFWVNSMREAIDKGVEEGRLAITGASLSDGGEEGFWVPKYMVDKDPSLATIEGVLKNVKMFPHPEDDSLAGFYGCPAGWNCQISSGNLFKALNMEEAGFEIVDPGSGAGLSGSIAKAYERGEGWLGYYWAPTAVLGKYEMVKVDFGSGVDDKMFKECITQADCADPKPTMYPPSEVWTVTTGDFSKKHEEIAAYLGKRSFKNSQMNGLLAWMEDNQADGEIAGIHFLKENEAQWSSWVPAEAAEKVKKALAEL is encoded by the coding sequence ATGAAACGCTTTGTGATCGCAGCCTTGATGCTGTCAGGCTCCGCCTTTGCTGCACAGGCTGCAGATTGTGGCAAAGTCACCATCGCAGACATGAACTGGAACTCTGCAACGCTCATCGCCAATGTTGACCGCTTCATTCTCGAACACGGCTATGGCTGTGAAGCCGAGCTGGTTCCTGGCGACACCATGCCGACTGGCGCATCGATGACCGAGAAGGGTGAGCCGGACATTGCTCCGGAATTCTGGGTTAACTCCATGCGCGAAGCCATTGATAAGGGTGTCGAAGAAGGTCGTCTGGCCATTACCGGCGCCTCCCTGTCTGATGGCGGCGAAGAAGGCTTTTGGGTACCGAAATATATGGTCGACAAGGATCCTAGCCTTGCAACCATCGAAGGGGTGCTGAAGAACGTCAAGATGTTCCCGCATCCGGAAGACGATTCCCTTGCAGGCTTCTATGGCTGCCCGGCTGGCTGGAACTGTCAGATTTCTTCCGGCAACCTGTTCAAAGCCTTGAACATGGAAGAGGCCGGCTTTGAAATTGTCGATCCGGGTTCAGGCGCGGGCCTCTCTGGTTCCATCGCCAAGGCCTATGAGCGTGGCGAAGGCTGGCTCGGCTACTACTGGGCACCGACCGCTGTGCTCGGCAAGTATGAAATGGTCAAAGTTGACTTCGGTTCCGGCGTCGACGACAAAATGTTCAAGGAATGCATCACCCAGGCAGATTGCGCGGATCCAAAACCAACCATGTATCCGCCTTCTGAAGTCTGGACTGTGACCACCGGTGATTTCTCCAAGAAACATGAAGAGATCGCCGCTTATCTTGGCAAGCGTTCTTTCAAGAACTCCCAGATGAACGGTCTTCTGGCATGGATGGAAGACAATCAGGCTGACGGCGAAATTGCTGGCATCCACTTCCTGAAAGAAAATGAAGCCCAATGGTCTTCCTGGGTTCCTGCTGAAGCGGCTGAAAAAGTCAAGAAAGCGCTCGCAGAGCTCTAG
- a CDS encoding HPr kinase/phosphorylase has translation MSLYLDPDHDEARNGPIFDIPDHLAQGSDIMHAASLVIGSLGILIRGATGSGKSLLQRHLRQEADHRGLYAALISDDYVRLARTAGAEHQAPSLLAFAPLATRRLQEVRGFGVTELSPAHHLTSAVMHLLIDLTDAKDIVRMPSRDEARLDVQGVRIDHLQAPERQSALACDLIFARLSTWKAGG, from the coding sequence ATGTCGCTTTATCTTGACCCGGACCATGACGAAGCCCGCAATGGGCCCATCTTCGACATCCCCGATCATCTGGCCCAAGGCAGTGACATCATGCATGCCGCTTCACTGGTGATCGGCAGTCTCGGCATCCTGATCAGAGGGGCTACCGGCAGTGGCAAGTCCCTGCTTCAGCGTCATTTGCGGCAAGAGGCCGACCATCGCGGCCTCTATGCTGCTCTTATCAGTGACGATTATGTCCGCCTTGCGCGAACTGCTGGCGCCGAGCACCAAGCCCCATCCCTTCTGGCTTTTGCACCATTGGCAACCCGACGGCTGCAAGAGGTGAGGGGCTTTGGTGTCACCGAACTGTCCCCCGCCCATCATCTGACCAGTGCTGTCATGCACCTGCTGATCGACCTGACCGATGCCAAAGACATTGTGCGCATGCCCTCGCGCGATGAGGCCCGATTGGACGTGCAGGGTGTTCGCATTGATCACCTGCAGGCACCGGAGCGCCAATCCGCACTCGCTTGTGATCTGATTTTTGCCCGTCTATCCACATGGAAGGCTGGTGGATGA
- a CDS encoding HPr family phosphocarrier protein, with translation MSQSSFSERLCIKNKRGLHARASAKFVQTVDQFDADVQVSKDGHTVCGTSIMGLMMLAAAPGCHIDVVTSGNQAEDALKAISTLIEDRFGEGE, from the coding sequence GTGTCCCAGTCCTCTTTCTCCGAACGATTGTGCATCAAGAACAAGCGTGGCCTGCATGCCAGAGCATCGGCCAAGTTTGTCCAGACAGTTGATCAGTTTGATGCGGACGTACAGGTCTCCAAGGACGGTCACACGGTGTGTGGCACGTCAATTATGGGTTTGATGATGCTGGCGGCAGCGCCGGGCTGTCACATTGACGTTGTGACGTCGGGCAATCAGGCTGAAGACGCGCTGAAGGCGATCTCCACTCTGATCGAAGACCGCTTCGGCGAAGGGGAATAG
- a CDS encoding PTS sugar transporter subunit IIA, protein MIGLVLVTHGRLAEEFRAALEHVVGPQEQIETICIGPDDDMEQRRQDILTAVEAVDKGDGVVLLTDMFGGTPSNMAISVMDENKIEVLAGVNLPMLIKLASVRADRTMTEAVHEACDAGRKYINIASDLLSG, encoded by the coding sequence ATGATTGGTCTTGTCCTTGTTACACACGGTCGACTGGCCGAAGAATTTCGTGCCGCGCTGGAACATGTGGTCGGGCCACAGGAGCAGATCGAGACCATCTGCATCGGCCCGGATGATGACATGGAGCAGCGGCGTCAGGATATTCTCACCGCCGTCGAAGCGGTCGACAAGGGCGATGGTGTGGTTTTGCTCACCGACATGTTCGGTGGAACACCGTCCAATATGGCGATTTCCGTCATGGACGAGAACAAGATCGAAGTGTTGGCCGGTGTCAATCTACCGATGCTGATCAAGCTGGCCAGTGTGCGCGCCGACCGTACGATGACCGAAGCTGTTCATGAGGCTTGTGATGCAGGCCGAAAATATATTAATATTGCCAGTGATTTGCTGTCCGGCTGA
- a CDS encoding sensor histidine kinase, which yields MLQKSRDKQEAKRASSGESRKRSLAPLRSLGASIAFSSLTRRIVFLNLAALAVLVLGILYLNQFREGLIDARVSSLLTQGKIIAGAVAASAAADADAITINPDRLLELQAGESFTPTDDTFGFFEFPIDPERAAPILRAAISPTDTRARIYDLAGNLVIDSRQLHARGILRFNLPEPEVEREEGWTEVWSRFVSWIRQADLPLYKELGSTDGRRYPEVSQALDGSAASIVRVNDKGRLIVSAAVPIQRSRVIAGALLLSTRDGEIDEIVQAERWGIVRVFLISALVTGTLSILLAGTIAGPVRKLSEAAERVRRGVKAREQIPDFSDRKDEIGQLSQSLRAMTKTLYQRMDAIEAFAADVAHELKNPLTSLRSAVETLPLAKKPESRERLVGIILHDVRRLDRLISDISDASRLDAELARQDSEPLDLQALMETIVTIQDEIGSKSDIHVTLSLSGGEDMADAFMVHGNDSRLGQVFVNLIDNARSFTAPGGTVDVALTRQDKKVVVTVDDHGPGIQAEDVNRVFERFYTDRPQGEDFGQNSGLGLSISKQIVEAYQGTIRASNRTSAPDEDPAHEEAEATILGARFTVELPAGPVNATKRLDPKPDQNS from the coding sequence ATGTTGCAGAAAAGCAGGGACAAACAGGAAGCCAAGCGAGCCTCTTCCGGTGAAAGCCGGAAGCGCAGCCTTGCGCCCTTGCGCAGCCTTGGTGCTTCAATTGCCTTTTCTTCCCTGACCCGTCGAATCGTCTTTCTCAATCTTGCCGCGTTGGCTGTGCTGGTGCTTGGCATTCTCTATCTCAACCAGTTCCGCGAAGGCTTGATCGATGCCCGCGTCTCTTCTCTGCTGACTCAGGGCAAGATCATCGCCGGGGCCGTAGCTGCCTCAGCGGCGGCTGACGCCGACGCGATCACCATCAATCCGGATCGGCTGCTGGAACTGCAGGCGGGTGAAAGCTTCACACCGACTGATGATACCTTCGGATTCTTCGAGTTTCCCATCGATCCCGAACGGGCGGCTCCCATTCTACGCGCGGCTATTTCACCCACCGACACCCGTGCCCGTATCTATGATCTGGCTGGCAATCTGGTGATTGATTCCCGCCAGCTTCATGCCCGTGGCATCCTGCGTTTCAATCTGCCCGAGCCGGAGGTGGAGCGCGAGGAGGGATGGACGGAAGTCTGGAGCCGGTTCGTCAGCTGGATCCGACAGGCCGATCTGCCCCTCTACAAGGAGCTGGGCAGCACCGACGGGCGTCGCTATCCGGAAGTCTCCCAGGCCCTTGACGGGTCGGCCGCGTCGATTGTCCGGGTCAACGACAAGGGACGTCTGATTGTCTCGGCTGCCGTGCCGATCCAGCGCTCCCGTGTCATTGCAGGCGCCTTGCTGCTCTCCACCCGCGACGGGGAAATCGATGAAATCGTTCAGGCCGAGCGCTGGGGTATTGTCCGGGTCTTTCTGATTTCCGCCTTGGTGACCGGTACCTTGTCCATTCTGCTCGCCGGGACCATTGCCGGGCCGGTGCGCAAATTGTCCGAAGCCGCAGAACGGGTGCGTCGCGGCGTCAAGGCCCGCGAACAGATCCCGGATTTCTCCGACCGCAAGGACGAGATCGGTCAATTGAGCCAATCCTTGCGGGCGATGACCAAAACCCTGTATCAGCGCATGGATGCAATCGAAGCCTTCGCGGCCGACGTGGCCCATGAGCTGAAGAATCCGCTGACTTCCCTGCGTTCGGCGGTGGAAACCCTGCCTCTGGCCAAGAAACCGGAATCCCGTGAGCGGCTGGTGGGAATCATTCTACATGACGTGCGGCGCCTTGATCGGTTGATCTCGGATATCTCAGACGCCTCGCGTCTGGACGCAGAACTGGCGCGACAGGATTCCGAGCCCCTTGATCTGCAGGCCCTGATGGAAACGATCGTCACCATTCAGGATGAAATCGGGTCCAAATCCGACATTCATGTCACGCTGAGCCTGTCCGGTGGTGAGGACATGGCCGATGCCTTCATGGTCCATGGCAATGACAGTCGTCTGGGGCAGGTCTTTGTCAATCTGATCGACAATGCCCGCTCCTTTACCGCGCCGGGCGGCACCGTCGATGTTGCCCTGACCAGACAGGACAAGAAGGTCGTTGTGACCGTCGACGATCATGGACCGGGCATTCAGGCCGAGGATGTCAATCGTGTCTTCGAGCGCTTCTATACCGACCGTCCGCAGGGCGAGGATTTCGGTCAGAATTCCGGTCTTGGTCTGTCCATCTCCAAGCAGATCGTCGAAGCCTATCAGGGGACGATACGCGCGTCCAATCGCACCAGTGCGCCGGACGAAGACCCCGCCCATGAAGAGGCCGAAGCGACGATTCTCGGTGCTCGCTTTACGGTCGAGTTGCCCGCAGGTCCTGTCAATGCGACGAAAAGGCTTGATCCCAAACCCGACCAAAACAGCTAA
- a CDS encoding ABC transporter permease, translating to MADASWLSEFPSLDRGTLVAIRKTLDGAYRSFSREYGEAIETIFDPLLAFLIWFEKLLLNTPWPIIILAIGAIVFSASRSWKLLIGVVISLLLIGYFGMWEDTMRTLSMITVCTLMAIVVGIPVGIAMARSDRVQAVVTPILDIMQTMPAFVYLIPVVMLLGIGKIPGLIAVVIYAIPPVIRLTNLGIRLVDKEVLEAATAFGASPHQRLFGVQVPLAMPTIMAGINQTIMMALAMVVVASMIGVKGLGQPVLKSITNQYFTLGLFNGLAIVALAIIFDRVSQAYAQRSQKHMKGAH from the coding sequence ATGGCGGATGCGTCATGGCTGAGCGAATTCCCCTCACTTGATAGAGGCACCCTTGTTGCTATCCGCAAAACTCTGGACGGTGCCTATCGCAGTTTCTCCCGTGAATATGGCGAAGCCATCGAAACGATCTTCGATCCCCTTCTTGCCTTTTTGATCTGGTTCGAGAAACTGCTGCTGAACACCCCGTGGCCCATCATTATCTTGGCCATCGGCGCCATTGTCTTCAGCGCCAGCCGCTCCTGGAAATTGTTGATCGGTGTTGTCATTTCCCTGTTGCTGATCGGCTATTTCGGCATGTGGGAAGACACCATGCGGACCCTTTCGATGATCACGGTCTGCACGTTGATGGCGATTGTCGTGGGCATTCCGGTCGGTATTGCCATGGCCCGGTCTGATCGGGTTCAGGCGGTTGTCACGCCGATTCTCGACATCATGCAGACCATGCCTGCCTTCGTTTATCTCATTCCGGTTGTGATGCTGCTCGGCATCGGCAAGATTCCAGGCCTGATCGCTGTGGTCATCTATGCCATTCCGCCCGTCATTCGCCTTACCAACCTTGGTATTCGCCTTGTCGACAAGGAAGTGCTGGAAGCCGCGACCGCCTTTGGGGCGAGCCCGCACCAACGCCTGTTCGGTGTTCAGGTGCCGCTCGCCATGCCGACCATCATGGCAGGCATCAACCAGACCATCATGATGGCTCTGGCGATGGTTGTTGTGGCCTCGATGATCGGCGTGAAAGGCCTCGGCCAGCCGGTTCTCAAATCGATCACCAACCAGTATTTCACCCTCGGCCTTTTCAATGGCCTCGCAATTGTGGCGCTCGCCATCATCTTCGACCGGGTATCCCAGGCTTACGCCCAGCGTAGCCAGAAGCATATGAAAGGAGCCCACTAA